The following proteins come from a genomic window of Mycobacterium sp. DL:
- a CDS encoding iron ABC transporter permease codes for MVTTDPSLEAPPTPAPGRARPGPVVSAGVALLVAATFIPIGYVLWSMATLGTGRLYELLARPRVGELLVNTVGLVVVTVPLCLVLGVGAAWLVERTDLPGRAVWRPLFVAPVAVPAFINSYAWVSVIPSLHGFWAGVLVATMSYFPFAYVPAAATLRRLDPAIEESARALGSSAATAFRRVVLPQLRLAILGGALLIGVHLLAEYGAFAMLRFNTFTTAIFEQFQATFNGAAGSTLAGVLILLCLVLIVGEAAARGGARYSRIGSGSQRTATPHPLGAMMFPASLAMVVLAVLSLGVPTWIIGRWLWKGGPRAWLDGGVVDSALQTITLAAAAAALTTVLAFPFAWVAVRYTGFFARFVEGSNFVTSSMPGIVTALALVTVAIRYLPALYQTVTLVLAAYVLLFLPRAMVNLRSGLAQVPPSMEEASRSLGVSPTWTFLRVTLRLTAPAAAAGASLVFVAVATELTATLLLAPTGTNTLAMRFWSLSSELDYAGASPYAFLLVALSVPVTVVLFRQSTKAAAL; via the coding sequence GTGGTCACGACCGACCCGTCCCTCGAAGCACCGCCGACCCCCGCACCGGGCAGGGCGCGCCCCGGGCCCGTCGTCAGTGCCGGGGTGGCGCTGCTGGTGGCGGCGACGTTCATCCCGATCGGCTACGTGCTCTGGTCCATGGCCACCCTCGGAACCGGCCGGCTCTACGAACTGCTGGCCCGGCCCCGCGTCGGTGAACTGCTGGTCAACACCGTCGGGCTGGTGGTCGTGACGGTGCCGCTGTGCCTCGTGCTCGGCGTCGGCGCCGCGTGGCTGGTCGAGCGCACCGACCTGCCCGGTCGAGCGGTGTGGCGCCCGTTGTTCGTCGCGCCGGTCGCGGTGCCGGCGTTCATCAACAGCTATGCCTGGGTCAGCGTCATCCCGTCACTGCATGGTTTCTGGGCGGGTGTCCTGGTGGCGACCATGTCCTACTTCCCTTTTGCCTATGTGCCGGCCGCGGCCACACTGCGCAGACTCGACCCCGCCATCGAGGAGTCCGCCAGGGCGCTGGGCTCGAGCGCCGCAACCGCCTTCCGGCGCGTGGTGCTGCCGCAACTACGGCTGGCGATCCTCGGCGGCGCATTGCTGATCGGAGTGCATCTGCTCGCCGAGTACGGCGCCTTCGCGATGCTGCGCTTCAACACCTTCACCACGGCGATCTTCGAACAGTTCCAGGCCACGTTCAACGGCGCGGCGGGGAGCACACTGGCCGGGGTGCTGATACTGCTGTGCCTGGTCTTGATCGTCGGTGAGGCGGCGGCCCGGGGCGGTGCCCGGTACTCCAGGATCGGCTCTGGATCCCAGCGCACCGCCACACCACACCCGCTGGGCGCCATGATGTTTCCGGCCAGCCTGGCGATGGTGGTGCTGGCCGTGCTGTCCCTCGGCGTGCCGACGTGGATCATCGGGCGGTGGCTGTGGAAGGGCGGCCCCCGGGCATGGCTGGACGGCGGCGTCGTGGACTCCGCGCTGCAGACGATCACGCTGGCCGCCGCGGCCGCGGCGCTGACGACGGTGCTGGCGTTTCCGTTCGCGTGGGTCGCCGTGCGCTACACGGGTTTCTTCGCCCGCTTCGTCGAGGGTTCCAACTTCGTCACCAGCTCGATGCCGGGCATCGTCACCGCGCTCGCATTGGTGACGGTGGCGATCCGGTACCTGCCTGCGCTCTACCAGACGGTGACGTTGGTGCTGGCCGCCTACGTGCTGTTGTTCCTGCCCCGGGCAATGGTCAACCTGCGATCCGGACTGGCCCAGGTGCCGCCGAGCATGGAAGAGGCATCCCGGTCGCTGGGCGTCTCGCCCACCTGGACGTTCCTGCGAGTCACGTTGCGGCTCACCGCACCTGCGGCCGCGGCGGGCGCCTCACTGGTGTTCGTCGCGGTGGCCACCGAACTGACCGCCACACTGCTGCTCGCGCCCACCGGCACGAACACGCTGGCGATGCGGTTCTGGTCGTTGTCCAGCGAGTTGGATTACGCGGGCGCGTCGCCGTATGCGTTCCTCCTGGTCGCGCTGTCGGTGCCGGTGACGGTGGTGCTGTTCAGGCAGTCGACGAAGGCGGCCGCGCTGTGA
- a CDS encoding iron ABC transporter substrate-binding protein, producing MRVPRGRVIPLLFTVVLAIGLTGCSSSNESEGLLIYNAQHESLTKEWIDAFTEETGIEVTYRQGGDTELGNQLIAEGSSSPADVFLTENSPAMAAVEEAGLFTDVDQATIAQVPPQFRPSTDKWTGVAARTTVFAYNTERLSEAQLPASIMDLERPEWSGRWGAPPVKPDFQAIVAAMLQLTGEPATAQWLAGMKSNAEIFSDNIATLRAVNDGEVDGGVIYHYYWFRDQAETKEISNNTALHYFRNEDPGAFVSISGGGILESSDKKDDAQKLLTFITSRAGQEVLENGTSFEYPVASGVPANKALVPLDQLQAPAVNPSDLDSQQVTDLMTKAGLL from the coding sequence ATGCGCGTCCCCCGTGGTCGAGTCATACCGCTGCTGTTCACCGTCGTGCTCGCGATCGGACTGACCGGATGTTCGTCGTCGAACGAGTCCGAGGGCCTGCTGATCTACAACGCCCAGCACGAGTCCCTCACCAAGGAGTGGATCGATGCGTTCACCGAGGAGACCGGCATCGAGGTCACCTATCGGCAGGGTGGCGACACCGAGCTCGGCAACCAACTGATCGCCGAGGGCTCCTCCTCCCCCGCAGACGTTTTCCTGACCGAGAACTCTCCGGCCATGGCCGCGGTCGAGGAGGCCGGCCTGTTCACCGACGTCGACCAGGCGACCATCGCACAGGTGCCGCCCCAGTTCCGGCCGTCGACGGACAAGTGGACCGGGGTGGCCGCACGCACGACGGTGTTCGCGTACAACACCGAAAGGCTCAGCGAGGCGCAGCTTCCCGCGTCGATCATGGATCTGGAGCGCCCGGAGTGGAGCGGGCGCTGGGGAGCGCCCCCGGTCAAACCCGACTTCCAGGCCATCGTCGCGGCGATGTTGCAGCTGACCGGAGAACCGGCCACCGCGCAGTGGCTCGCGGGCATGAAATCCAACGCCGAGATCTTCTCCGACAACATCGCGACGTTGCGCGCGGTCAACGACGGCGAGGTCGACGGTGGCGTGATCTACCACTACTACTGGTTCCGCGACCAGGCCGAGACGAAAGAGATCAGCAACAACACTGCGCTGCACTACTTCCGCAACGAGGATCCGGGCGCCTTCGTGTCCATTTCGGGCGGCGGCATCCTGGAGTCGAGTGACAAGAAGGACGACGCGCAGAAGCTCCTGACCTTCATCACCAGCAGGGCCGGCCAGGAGGTGCTCGAGAACGGCACCTCGTTCGAGTACCCGGTGGCCAGCGGGGTGCCCGCCAACAAAGCGCTCGTACCGCTGGACCAGTTGCAGGCCCCTGCGGTCAACCCGTCCGACCTCGACTCCCAGCAGGTGACCGATCTGATGACCAAGGCCGGCCTGCTCTAG
- a CDS encoding alpha/beta hydrolase, producing MDVHARNNVTIVGAPGAPVLMLAHGFGCDQNLWWPVADLLQSEFQLVLLDHVGCGASDPSAWDADKYSSLSGYAQDIVEIARELDLRDVVYVGHSVAAMMGVLAVIADPSRFAKLIMLTPSPRYIDDGDYRGGFSRADIDELLESMEMNYLGWSHAIAPVIMGNTERPDLSRKLEAAFCRTDPACARIFARATFLSDNRGDLAQVSVPTLVIECAQDAIAPQGVGQFVRDHIPGSRLVTLDASGHCPHVSDPGPTALAIAEFARAS from the coding sequence GTGGATGTGCACGCCCGTAACAACGTCACGATCGTCGGCGCGCCGGGGGCGCCGGTGCTGATGTTGGCGCACGGGTTCGGTTGCGACCAGAATCTGTGGTGGCCGGTCGCGGACCTGCTCCAGTCCGAGTTCCAGTTGGTGCTCCTTGATCATGTGGGTTGTGGAGCGTCGGATCCGAGCGCGTGGGACGCCGACAAGTACTCGTCGCTGTCGGGTTACGCCCAGGACATCGTCGAGATCGCGCGTGAACTCGACCTGCGTGATGTGGTGTACGTCGGTCACTCCGTCGCGGCGATGATGGGCGTGCTCGCGGTCATCGCCGACCCGTCCCGGTTCGCGAAGTTGATCATGCTCACGCCGTCGCCTCGATACATCGACGACGGCGACTACCGCGGCGGATTCTCCCGCGCCGACATCGACGAGTTGCTGGAGTCGATGGAGATGAACTACCTGGGTTGGTCGCACGCGATCGCGCCGGTGATCATGGGCAACACCGAGCGTCCCGACCTGAGCAGGAAACTCGAGGCGGCGTTCTGCCGAACCGATCCGGCGTGCGCCCGGATCTTCGCGCGCGCGACCTTCCTGTCCGACAATCGTGGCGATCTCGCCCAGGTGTCCGTGCCCACCTTGGTGATCGAGTGCGCCCAGGATGCGATCGCACCGCAGGGTGTCGGGCAGTTCGTTCGCGATCACATCCCCGGCAGTCGACTGGTCACCCTCGACGCCAGCGGGCACTGCCCCCACGTGAGCGACCCCGGACCGACCGCGCTCGCCATCGCCGAATTCGCCAGGGCCTCATGA
- a CDS encoding SpoIIE family protein phosphatase, which translates to MIDADIEDLWEHAPSGHLIADPGGRILRANTTLLRWLGYEPDELRGKLIGDLLTPGGRIHYDTHFGPLLRMKGELAGVTVDLVTAQGTRLPMFLTANVKTGEDGRPELVRISALDATDRRTYEQALLEQRRLAEAEQARVRVFADTLRRSLLPPVLSPPPGLDAADYYYAASVEDIGGDFYDLFPLTDSTWGFFLGDVIGKGVDAAVMTGLTRYVLRSAAVSDHDPVRVLHNLNSVLTQKLGITSSSLCTVIYGNLTKRDNGFDIELGSGGHPPPLLLGADGSAAYADTVGGQAVGITSTPHFVAHRLHLAPGDTLVLYTDGLTEASTGIGRERYDDEGALLSFAQAHAPSSAQAIVDAVHGLLLDLGDGVQDDTALLALGVPA; encoded by the coding sequence ATGATCGACGCGGACATCGAGGATCTGTGGGAGCACGCCCCAAGCGGCCACCTCATCGCCGACCCGGGCGGACGGATCCTGCGGGCCAACACGACCCTGCTCCGGTGGCTGGGGTACGAGCCGGATGAGCTGCGCGGCAAGCTGATCGGCGACCTGTTGACACCCGGTGGGCGCATTCACTACGACACCCACTTCGGGCCGCTGCTGCGGATGAAGGGCGAGCTTGCGGGCGTCACCGTCGACCTGGTCACGGCGCAGGGAACCCGCCTGCCGATGTTCCTGACCGCCAACGTCAAGACCGGCGAGGACGGCCGGCCCGAGCTCGTCCGGATCAGCGCATTGGACGCCACCGACCGCCGAACGTATGAGCAGGCACTTCTTGAGCAGCGCCGGTTGGCCGAGGCCGAGCAGGCGCGCGTCAGGGTGTTCGCCGACACGCTGCGTCGCTCGTTGCTGCCGCCGGTGCTCTCGCCGCCGCCCGGTCTCGATGCCGCCGACTACTACTACGCCGCCTCGGTCGAGGACATCGGTGGCGACTTCTACGACTTGTTCCCGCTGACCGATTCGACATGGGGGTTCTTCCTCGGAGACGTCATCGGGAAAGGTGTCGACGCCGCCGTCATGACCGGGCTGACGAGGTACGTGCTGCGCTCCGCGGCGGTGTCCGATCACGATCCCGTGCGGGTGCTGCACAATCTCAACTCGGTGCTCACCCAGAAGCTGGGGATCACCAGCAGCAGCCTGTGCACCGTGATCTACGGCAATCTGACCAAGCGCGACAACGGTTTCGACATCGAGCTGGGTAGCGGAGGTCATCCGCCACCGTTGCTGCTGGGTGCCGACGGCAGTGCCGCCTACGCCGACACGGTCGGCGGCCAGGCCGTGGGGATCACGAGCACACCGCACTTCGTCGCGCACCGATTGCATCTGGCCCCGGGGGACACGCTGGTGCTCTACACCGACGGATTGACCGAGGCGAGCACCGGTATCGGCCGCGAGCGCTACGACGACGAAGGCGCGTTGTTGAGCTTCGCGCAGGCCCACGCCCCCTCGTCGGCGCAGGCCATCGTCGACGCGGTGCACGGCCTCCTGCTGGACCTCGGCGACGGTGTGCAGGATGACACCGCGCTGCTCGCGCTCGGCGTCCCCGCCTAG
- a CDS encoding ATP-dependent DNA ligase — protein sequence MAVSEQRAGVDLTNLDEPLSPEAGATKRDLVDYLDAVADRLLPALAGRPLTVLRVLRGQKPFMQKNVPKYTPDWVRTVPMWAEASKREVHYALCDDRRTLLWLANQRAVEYHPTLGLAGDVYRPTHLVLDLDPPDEDFSKVVAVAHLVRQALADNGLSGAPKTSGAKGIHVFVPIDESAPVDDVAAATRALAARAEALDPSIATTAFIVADRGGKVFVDSTRAGGATVAAAYSPRLRAGTPVSFPLDWDELEDITPADFTVHTALEALVGRPSWTESMPDPQRLAPELIEFGRTIPVARVAAMHEGKRRARTRRQSS from the coding sequence GTGGCCGTCAGCGAACAGCGCGCCGGCGTTGACCTGACCAACCTCGATGAGCCGTTGAGCCCCGAGGCCGGGGCCACCAAGCGCGACCTCGTCGACTACCTCGACGCGGTCGCCGACCGCCTACTGCCCGCTCTCGCGGGGCGGCCGCTCACGGTGCTGCGGGTGCTGCGCGGCCAGAAGCCGTTCATGCAGAAAAACGTGCCCAAGTACACACCGGACTGGGTACGGACCGTGCCGATGTGGGCGGAGGCCTCCAAACGCGAAGTGCACTATGCACTGTGCGACGACCGGCGCACGCTGCTGTGGTTGGCCAATCAACGTGCCGTGGAGTACCACCCGACACTCGGGCTGGCCGGCGACGTCTACCGGCCCACACACCTGGTGCTCGATCTGGACCCGCCCGACGAGGACTTCTCGAAGGTGGTGGCCGTCGCCCACCTGGTGAGGCAGGCACTGGCCGACAACGGCTTGAGCGGTGCGCCGAAGACCAGCGGCGCCAAAGGCATTCACGTCTTCGTGCCCATCGACGAAAGCGCTCCGGTCGATGATGTGGCGGCGGCGACGCGGGCGCTGGCGGCCCGTGCCGAAGCCCTCGACCCGTCGATCGCGACGACGGCGTTCATCGTTGCCGACCGCGGCGGCAAGGTGTTCGTCGACTCCACCCGGGCCGGCGGGGCCACCGTGGCCGCCGCGTACAGCCCCCGGCTCCGTGCGGGTACCCCGGTGTCGTTCCCGCTCGACTGGGACGAACTCGAGGACATCACACCAGCCGATTTCACCGTCCACACGGCGCTGGAAGCTCTCGTCGGCCGACCGTCATGGACGGAGTCGATGCCCGACCCGCAGCGGCTTGCACCCGAGCTGATCGAGTTCGGCCGCACGATTCCCGTCGCGCGGGTGGCGGCGATGCACGAGGGCAAGCGGCGCGCCCGGACCCGCCGGCAGTCCTCGTAG
- a CDS encoding SDR family oxidoreductase, whose amino-acid sequence MTTAQFSSHAELFDLTGKRALVTGGTRGIGLMMARGLLQAGARVVVSSRKADACEQARADLSEFGDVQAIAADLSRHDECTRLADLVTADGELHILVNNAGATWGEPIESFPDSAWDKVLDLNVKSPFWMVQALLPALKAAGTAEDPARVVNIGSIDGLRVSSMPTYSYASSKAALHQLTRVLARELGPQHVTVNAVAPGPFPSKMMAATLETYGDAIAEAAPLRRIGRDDDMAGIAVFLTSRAGSYLTGAIIPVDGGIYTTAG is encoded by the coding sequence ATGACCACCGCTCAATTCAGCTCCCACGCAGAGCTTTTTGATCTCACCGGCAAACGGGCGCTGGTCACCGGAGGTACCCGTGGCATCGGCCTGATGATGGCCCGCGGGCTGCTGCAGGCCGGCGCCCGTGTTGTGGTGAGCTCCCGCAAGGCGGACGCCTGCGAACAGGCACGGGCGGACCTGTCCGAGTTCGGCGACGTGCAGGCCATCGCCGCCGACCTGTCCCGGCACGACGAATGCACCAGGCTGGCCGACCTCGTCACCGCGGACGGCGAACTTCACATCCTGGTCAACAACGCCGGAGCCACCTGGGGTGAGCCCATCGAGAGCTTTCCCGACTCGGCATGGGACAAGGTGCTCGACCTCAACGTCAAGTCGCCGTTCTGGATGGTCCAGGCGCTTCTTCCCGCGCTGAAGGCCGCGGGCACCGCAGAGGATCCCGCCAGGGTCGTCAACATCGGCAGCATCGACGGCCTACGCGTCAGCTCGATGCCTACCTACTCCTATGCCAGCAGCAAGGCGGCGCTGCATCAGCTGACCCGGGTGCTCGCCCGCGAACTGGGCCCGCAGCATGTCACCGTCAATGCTGTTGCGCCAGGGCCATTTCCGTCGAAGATGATGGCGGCCACCCTCGAGACCTACGGCGATGCGATCGCCGAGGCGGCGCCACTGCGCCGGATCGGGCGCGACGACGACATGGCCGGCATCGCCGTGTTCCTCACGAGCAGGGCGGGCTCGTACCTCACCGGAGCGATCATCCCGGTCGACGGTGGCATCTACACGACCGCCGGATGA
- a CDS encoding cupin domain-containing protein, whose protein sequence is MRTVITGVDADGRSCVVSQDGLSLDQLAPGFAMGIPYATTTSPPPSRPTGTAPLIDQGIAPGHVRWMVVELGPDSETPMHHTDTLDLQTVLSGSVDLVLDDGAHRLGQGDLVVLTGVDHAWRAGADGCRLSAVLVGTPPPDTETAS, encoded by the coding sequence GTGAGAACCGTGATCACCGGAGTCGACGCCGACGGCAGGTCCTGCGTCGTCAGCCAGGATGGGCTGTCGCTGGACCAGTTGGCACCCGGCTTCGCGATGGGCATCCCGTACGCGACGACGACGAGTCCACCCCCGAGCCGTCCCACAGGTACCGCACCCCTGATCGACCAGGGCATCGCCCCCGGTCACGTCAGATGGATGGTGGTCGAGCTCGGACCCGACTCCGAGACACCGATGCATCACACCGACACCCTCGACCTGCAGACGGTGTTGTCGGGCAGCGTCGACCTGGTGCTCGACGACGGCGCCCACCGACTCGGACAGGGCGACCTGGTGGTGCTGACCGGCGTCGACCACGCGTGGCGAGCCGGGGCCGACGGCTGCCGGCTCAGCGCGGTGCTGGTCGGCACACCGCCACCCGACACGGAGACGGCCTCCTGA
- a CDS encoding arylsulfatase encodes MTEAQKPDTVRRDILPMPDVAHVGLTTYDAKDPDTSYPPIKDVRPPATAPNVVVILIDDVGFGASSAFGGPCQTPNFEKLAAGGLKYNRFHTTALCSPTRQALLTGRNHHSVGMGNITETATAAPGYTSVLPNTKAPLAQTLKLNGYSTAQFGKCHEVPVWQTSPAGPFTAWPTGGGGFEYFYGFIGGENNQWDPALYEGTTPIEPPRTAAEGYHLTEDLADKAINWVRQQKALLPDKPFFMYFAPGATHAPHQVPREWIDRYRGKFAHGWDRQREITFERQKELGVIPPDAVLTPRDPEIPGWDDMDPALKPALERQMEVYAAFMEHTDHHVGRLLDALEPVIEDTLIYLIVGDNGASAEGTLQGAFNEMANFNGMADIETPEFLISKLDEFGGEGSYGHFAVGWAWAMDTPYQWTKQVASHWGGTRNGTIVHWPKGIKDKGGHRNQFSHVIDFAPTVLEAAGLPAPTMVNGVMQSPYEGTSMVYSFNDADAPERHQTQYFEMFCNRGIYHKGWSAVTKHRTPWAMGGQAMPAFDDDVWELYDGNTDWTQSDDLSDKHPDKLHELQRLWLIEAVKYNVLPLDDRQIERINPATAGRPSLIKGNSQLLFSGMGRLSENSVLNIKNKSFAVTSEVDVPSNGAEGVIIAQGGRFGGWSLYTKGGHAKFHYNVLGIKSYEIEASEPVAVGTSQVRMEFEYDGGGMGRGGTVSLYYDGREVGRGRVDQTQGFIFSADETTDVGYESGTTVSPDYTAHSSRFTGKIDWVRIDLGDDAKEADHYIDPDERFRIAMARQ; translated from the coding sequence ATGACCGAAGCGCAGAAGCCGGACACCGTGCGTCGCGACATCCTCCCGATGCCCGACGTGGCACATGTGGGGTTGACGACGTACGACGCGAAGGATCCGGATACCAGCTATCCGCCGATCAAGGACGTCCGGCCGCCGGCGACTGCCCCGAACGTCGTGGTCATCCTGATCGACGATGTGGGTTTCGGCGCCAGCAGCGCGTTCGGCGGACCGTGCCAGACGCCGAACTTCGAGAAACTCGCGGCGGGGGGCCTGAAGTACAACCGCTTCCACACCACTGCGTTGTGTTCGCCGACACGGCAGGCGTTGCTGACCGGACGCAACCATCACTCGGTGGGCATGGGCAACATCACCGAAACCGCGACCGCTGCACCGGGTTACACCTCGGTACTACCCAACACCAAAGCGCCGCTGGCGCAGACGTTGAAGCTCAACGGCTACTCCACGGCACAATTCGGCAAGTGCCACGAGGTCCCGGTGTGGCAGACCAGCCCGGCAGGGCCGTTCACCGCATGGCCGACCGGCGGTGGTGGATTCGAATACTTCTACGGCTTCATCGGCGGGGAGAACAACCAGTGGGATCCTGCGCTCTACGAGGGAACCACCCCCATCGAGCCGCCCAGGACCGCAGCCGAGGGCTATCACCTGACAGAAGACCTGGCGGACAAGGCGATCAACTGGGTGCGCCAGCAGAAAGCCCTGCTACCGGACAAACCGTTCTTCATGTACTTCGCGCCGGGCGCCACCCACGCGCCGCACCAGGTGCCTCGGGAGTGGATCGACAGATACCGGGGCAAATTCGCTCACGGCTGGGACCGCCAGCGCGAGATCACCTTTGAGCGACAGAAGGAACTGGGAGTCATCCCCCCGGATGCCGTGCTGACGCCGCGCGACCCCGAGATCCCGGGCTGGGACGACATGGATCCGGCGCTCAAGCCGGCACTCGAGCGTCAGATGGAGGTGTACGCCGCCTTCATGGAACACACCGATCATCACGTCGGCCGCCTGCTCGATGCGCTGGAACCGGTGATCGAGGACACGCTCATCTACCTGATCGTCGGCGACAACGGCGCCTCGGCGGAGGGGACGCTGCAAGGTGCGTTCAACGAGATGGCCAACTTCAACGGCATGGCGGACATCGAGACACCCGAGTTCCTGATCTCCAAACTCGACGAGTTCGGTGGCGAGGGCTCCTACGGTCACTTCGCGGTCGGCTGGGCCTGGGCGATGGACACCCCCTACCAGTGGACCAAACAGGTGGCCTCGCACTGGGGTGGCACCCGCAACGGCACGATCGTGCACTGGCCCAAGGGAATCAAAGACAAGGGCGGCCACCGTAATCAGTTCAGCCACGTCATCGATTTTGCGCCGACGGTGCTCGAGGCGGCGGGCCTCCCGGCGCCGACGATGGTCAACGGGGTGATGCAGAGCCCCTACGAGGGGACCAGCATGGTCTACAGCTTCAACGACGCCGATGCGCCCGAGCGTCACCAGACCCAGTACTTCGAAATGTTCTGCAACCGTGGCATTTACCACAAAGGCTGGAGCGCGGTGACGAAACACCGCACGCCGTGGGCGATGGGCGGACAAGCGATGCCCGCTTTCGACGACGACGTCTGGGAACTCTATGACGGCAACACCGATTGGACGCAGTCCGACGACCTTTCCGATAAGCATCCGGACAAACTGCATGAGCTGCAACGCCTGTGGCTTATCGAAGCCGTCAAATACAACGTTCTCCCGCTTGATGACCGGCAGATCGAACGCATCAACCCCGCCACCGCCGGACGTCCCTCGTTGATCAAGGGCAACAGTCAGTTGTTGTTCTCGGGGATGGGCCGACTGTCGGAGAACAGCGTGCTGAACATAAAAAACAAATCCTTCGCGGTCACCTCCGAGGTGGACGTGCCGAGTAATGGCGCCGAAGGCGTGATCATCGCGCAAGGCGGAAGGTTCGGTGGGTGGAGTCTGTACACCAAGGGTGGGCATGCCAAGTTCCATTACAACGTGCTCGGAATCAAGTCCTATGAGATCGAGGCGTCCGAGCCTGTTGCCGTGGGCACCTCTCAGGTGCGAATGGAATTCGAATACGACGGCGGTGGAATGGGCCGTGGCGGAACGGTATCGCTCTACTACGACGGCAGGGAAGTGGGCCGGGGCCGGGTCGATCAGACCCAGGGTTTCATCTTCTCCGCGGACGAGACCACCGATGTGGGTTATGAATCCGGTACCACGGTGAGTCCCGACTACACGGCCCACAGCAGCAGATTCACCGGCAAGATCGACTGGGTTCGCATCGATCTCGGGGACGACGCCAAAGAAGCCGACCACTACATCGACCCCGACGAGAGGTTCCGGATCGCGATGGCACGGCAGTAA
- a CDS encoding Lsr2 family protein, with the protein MAEVIVRQLIDDIDGSEIRDGGGERVEFSFRGVDYHIDLSAANIAKLEKALKPYIDASAKVRSGGRARRTKTNGHGKSSPEQLAAIRDWARKNGHEVADRGRIKAEIVEAFDAAH; encoded by the coding sequence ATGGCCGAGGTAATTGTCCGCCAACTGATCGACGATATTGACGGTTCTGAAATACGCGACGGTGGAGGCGAACGGGTTGAATTCTCGTTTCGCGGCGTCGACTACCACATTGATCTTTCCGCCGCTAATATCGCCAAACTCGAAAAGGCGCTGAAGCCCTACATCGACGCGTCTGCCAAGGTGCGCAGTGGTGGTCGTGCTCGCCGGACCAAGACCAACGGGCACGGCAAGTCCTCCCCGGAGCAGTTGGCGGCGATTCGTGACTGGGCTCGTAAGAATGGGCACGAGGTCGCCGATCGTGGTCGCATAAAAGCCGAGATCGTCGAAGCTTTCGACGCGGCGCATTAG
- a CDS encoding GNAT family N-acetyltransferase codes for MSGLTVVRADDLVGLEVFAGTDVETLIPLAAQLRPLVAAEGQVLMHQGEMAVSFLLIGSGRAEVTHTGADGHDTVVEVTPGLIIGEIALLRDTPRTATVMATEPLTGWVGGREAFATMLEVPGVMDRLVRTARQRLAAFISPIPVPVRDGSILYLRPVLPGDIERTTNGPVEFSGETLYRRFQSIRVPSKSLMAYLFEVDYLEHFVFVLTDGPDGPVVADARFVRDEADPAVAEIAFIVGDAYQGRGIGTLLMGAISVAAGYDGVQRFTARVLSDNQPMRAILDRFGATWHRDDLGVVVTEIDVPQPEDLPFPPELTKQIRDVARQVIRAVG; via the coding sequence GTGTCCGGCCTGACCGTTGTCCGAGCCGACGATCTCGTCGGCTTGGAGGTCTTCGCGGGTACCGATGTGGAGACGCTGATCCCACTTGCCGCGCAACTGCGCCCGCTGGTAGCCGCTGAGGGTCAGGTGTTGATGCACCAGGGCGAGATGGCGGTGTCGTTCCTGTTGATCGGGTCCGGCAGGGCCGAAGTCACCCACACAGGCGCGGACGGTCACGACACCGTCGTCGAGGTGACACCCGGCCTCATCATCGGTGAGATCGCGTTGCTCCGCGACACGCCGAGGACCGCGACGGTGATGGCCACGGAGCCGCTGACCGGCTGGGTCGGCGGTCGCGAAGCGTTCGCCACCATGCTCGAGGTGCCGGGGGTCATGGACAGGCTGGTGCGCACCGCCCGTCAGCGCCTGGCCGCGTTCATCAGCCCCATCCCGGTTCCGGTGCGCGACGGATCGATCCTGTACCTGCGTCCGGTGCTCCCGGGTGACATCGAGCGAACCACCAACGGCCCCGTCGAATTCTCCGGCGAGACCCTCTACCGCCGGTTCCAGTCGATCAGGGTGCCGTCGAAATCGTTGATGGCCTACCTGTTCGAGGTCGACTACCTCGAACACTTCGTGTTCGTGCTCACCGACGGGCCCGACGGCCCGGTGGTGGCCGACGCCCGGTTCGTCCGCGACGAGGCCGATCCCGCCGTGGCCGAGATCGCCTTCATCGTCGGCGATGCCTATCAGGGCAGGGGCATCGGCACACTGCTGATGGGCGCCATCTCGGTGGCGGCCGGGTACGACGGCGTGCAGCGCTTCACCGCACGGGTGCTCAGCGACAATCAGCCCATGCGCGCAATTCTCGACCGCTTCGGTGCCACGTGGCACCGCGACGATCTCGGCGTCGTGGTGACCGAGATCGACGTGCCCCAACCCGAAGACCTGCCGTTCCCGCCGGAGCTGACCAAACAGATCCGCGATGTCGCCCGCCAGGTCATCCGGGCGGTCGGATGA